One Denticeps clupeoides chromosome 12, fDenClu1.1, whole genome shotgun sequence genomic window carries:
- the tns2b gene encoding tensin-2 isoform X3, which yields MDVVMERHYDFDLTYITERIICVFFLLDLDEERYHNNIKEVAAMLKSRHQDKFLLLNLSEKRHDISRLNPKVQDFGWPDLHAPPLDKICAMCKAMESWLTSDPQHVVVLHCKGNKGKTGVIIAAYMHYSKISAGADQALSTVAMRKFCEDKISHSLQPSQNRYIYYFGGLLSGSIKLNSNALFLHQVLIPTLPNFQSGGGYSPFLKIYQSLQLVYTSGIYDVQASRGRRVCVTLEPALQLKGDVMVKCYHRHAHGFERECVFRVQFHTCTVHGAQLWFGKEELDKACKDDRFPSDAKVEFVFSYRPETIKGRAYQKNDPGVTVDYGTSDPVVRWDSYENFNLHHQDSTEDISHTRGPLDGSLYAQVKKRRAPGSNGCPNGMKPPAQPPSQAQPQSSNRDLGNSLQPSGLQEEKSPKPPPKTCRERVELEFRPAREKTRSQENDRETAILDDGETSPRRPERHSCCARPYSPRALYDPAYLPSGIYVGSCDLVSKSNQKHRTLPTSRTSPPPMLEPCLSYPDLMWERGRCVHHSCSQTPSRHLCPQDIAGPLSHPHHPHTLTALPRAYCSGEVCPLYHCSSHSNSQIPPSRSLPQPLPPSPYRELRFISSPATTCPCPDCARLRRVDPTFHSIQSDQSENFPWAREVAFGYRREGSLHWEREQEQEFWHRHSLKSPYTRRCHSPQVHDLTPYLPDPPPPGTTSMSSPFPSPHSSSSGYHTPQATCPCSPSPHSPPPSRESNGYASGVHSRTTSPAPPSLSLQRPGVSEEALAQSQTLKEAESPSSQPRPCTDDDVKVTNSLSQDLQRTTHTDTGSAQNGDKAAHPEDSPCKREVEDKFGSNGSPNQAQPQCLAKQKGDPSEDSASKPPPCEVDTVKESGLPSGGLRSSPVLSHDSLKITGSDLQSNGCPDTEEANVVSITDFTPSTPRHSTASSDQRASSESSMFCAARDGLKLKPVIESSCSSEEDSTCGDLRAHSPVPDGCATPSFPLASYYYSLLTVPHVPYTGYTAITIPTTPPQPPLPEKRRPPNTTGSPSRTSTPTASTGCPSGGSSTSSSVSQLHVTFSPTVSERPASPHHKAAVAGAGELSEPRVTAKFVQDSSKFWYKPGISRDQAIAVLKGKEPGSFLIRDSNSFHGAYGLALRVATPPPSINNHGNKGDPLEHLVRHFLIESGPRGVKIKGCQNETYFGSLSALVYQHSITPISLPCALVIPEKDLVGELQELQGGTNTSTASDLLKQGAACNVLYLNSVETESLTGPQAISKATRCTLTQEPHPTGTVVHFKVSAQGITLTDSQRKVFFRRHYPISSVTFSCVDPQDRRWINADNTTTRIFGFVAKRPGSASENVCHLFAELDPEQPATAIVNFINKVMLGPHLRR from the exons ATGGACGTGGTGATGGAGAGGCACTATGACTTTGACCTCACCTACATCACAGAGCGAATCATCTGTGTCTTCTTCCTGCTGGACCTGGATGAAGAGCGTTACCATAACAACATCAAGGAAGTAGCTGCCATGCTGAAGTCCAGGCACCAGGACAAGTTCTTG CTCTTAAATTTGTCTGAGAAACGGCATGACATCAGCAGACTCAACCCTAAG GTACAGGATTTCGGCTGGCCAGACCTGCACGCCCCCCCTCTTGATAAGATCTGTGCCATGTGCAAGGCCATGGAGAGctggctgacctctgaccctcagCATGTGGTTGTACTGCATTGCAAG GGAAACAAAGGGAAAACTGGTGTGATAATTGCAGCTTACATGCATTACAGTAAAATATCAGCAGG GGCAGACCAGGCTTTGTCCACCGTTGCCATGCGGAAGTTCTGTGAAGATAAGATCTCCCACTCCCTCCAGCCCTCTCAGAACAG gtatatttattattttggggGTCTCCTCTCTGGAAGCATTAAGCTCAACAGCAATGCCCTGTTCCTGCACCAGGTGCTGATACCCACACTGCCAAATTTCCAGTCTGGAGGAG GATACTCTCCTTTCCTGAAGATCTACCAGTCCCTTCAGCTGGTCTACACCTCTGGGATATA TGACGTCCAGGCCTCCAGGGGTCGCCGTGTCTGTGTCACTCTGGAGCCAGCGCTGCAGCTGAAGGGAGACGTCATG GTAAAATGTTACCACCGGCACGCCCACGGCTTTGAGAGGGAGTGCGTGTTCAGGGTGCAGTTCCACACTTGCACTGTGCACGGTGCTCAGCTTTGGTTTGGTAAAGAAGAGTTAGATAAAGCATGCAAAG ATGACCGCTTTCCTTCGGATGCGAAGGTGGAGTTTGTGTTTTCTTACAGACCTGAAACGATAAAAG GTCGAGCGTACCAGAAGAATGACCCCGGAGTGACCGTAGACTACGGCACCTCTGACCCAGTTGTACGCTGGGACTCTTATGAAAACTTTAACCTTCATCACCAAGACAGCACagagg ATATCTCTCACACACGTGGACCACTGGATGGCAGTCTGTATGCCCAGGTGAAGAAACGGCGTGCGCCAGGCTCCAATGGATGCCCAAATGGCATGAAGCCCCCTGCTCAGCCCCCCAGCCAGGCCCAGCCTCAATCTTCCAACCGGGATTTGGGGAACTCTTTGCAACCCTCGGGTCTCCAAGAGGAGAAGTCACCAAAACCACCTCCAAAAACATGCAGAGAGCGCGTGGAACTGGAATTCAGACCAGCTAGGGAGAAGACGCGGAGCCAGGAGAACGATCGGGAGACTGCCATCTTGGATGACGGAGAGACCTCTCCCCGCCGGCCAGAAAGGCACTCTTGCTGCGCTCGGCCATATTCTCCTCGTGCGCTGTATGACCCTGCCTACCTGCCCAGTGGAATATATGTGGGCAGTTGTGATTTGGTCTCCAAGAGCAACCAAAAGCACCGCACCCTGCCCACCAGTCGTACGTCCCCGCCCCCAATGCTGGAACCCTGCCTGTCCTACCCAGACCTCATGTGGGAAAGGGGGCGCTGTGTTCACCACTCCTGCAGTCAGACTCCCTCGAGACACCTCTGTCCACAGGACATAGCCGGGCCTCTGTCTCACCCTCATCATCCACACACGCTGACTGCACTTCCCAGAGCCTACTGCTCAGGGGAGGTGTGTCCTCTTTACCATTGCTCCTCCCACTCCAACAGCCAAATCCCACCCTCTCGGTCCCTCCCCCAACCCCTTCCTCCCAGCCCCTACCGGGAGTTGAGGTTCATCTCGTCTCCTGCCACCACGTGTCCTTGTCCTGACTGTGCTCGCCTGCGGCGGGTGGACCCAACGTTCCACTCTATTCAGTCTGACCAATCAGAGAACTTCCCATGGGCCAGGGAGGTGGCATTTGGGTATAGGAGGGAGGGGTCTCTGCACTGGGAGCGGGAACAGGAACAGGAATTTTGGCATCGTCACTCACTGAAATCACCATACACCAGACGCTGCCATTCTCCTCAGGTTCATGACCTAACCCCTTACCTCCCAGATCCCCCTCCTCCTGGCACGACCAGCATGTCCAGCCCCTTCCCCAGTCCCCACAGCTCCAGCAGCGGCTACCACACTCCCCAGGCCACCTGTCCCTGCTCCCCATCACCGCACTCGCCACCTCCCAGCAGGGAGAGCAACGGCTACGCCTCTGGGGTTCATTCCCGTACAACCTCCCCAGCaccaccctctctctccctccagaGGCCAGGTGTGTCTGAGGAAGCTCTAGCTCAAAGCCAGACTTTGAAAGAGGCAGAGAGTCCATCGAGTCAACCGAGACCATGCACAG ATGATGATGTTAAAGTTACAAACTCGTTGTCTCAAGACCTCCAGAGAACAACTCACACAGACACCGGATCAGCCCAAAATGGAGACAAAGCTGCCCACCCTGAAGACAG TCCCTGCAAAAGAGAAGTGGAGGATAAGTTCGGCTCGAATGGGTCGCCTAACCAAGCTCAGCCTCAGTGCCTGGCCAAACAGAAAGGTGACCCATCTGAAGATTCGGCCTCAAAGCCACCACCTTGTGAAGTGGACACTGTTAAAGAATCAGGCCTGCCTTCTGGTGGCCTCAGGTCAAGTCCAGTCCTGTCACATGACTCTTTGAAGATTACCGGCTCTGACCTTCAGAGCAATGGGTGCCCAGATACTGAAGAAGCGAATGTTGTATCTATCACCGACTTCACCCCTTCAACTCCTCGGCACTCAACAGCATCCTCAGACCAACGTGCTTCTTCTGAGTCctccatgttctgtgctgccaGAGATGGACTGAAACTGAAGCCTGTGATTGAAAGCTCATGTTCCAGTGAGGAGGACAGCACCTGCGGGGATCTGCGAGCCCATTCGCCAGTCCCCGATGGCTGCGCCACACCTTCCTTCCCCCTGGCGTCCTACTACTACTCCCTGCTGACGGTGCCACACGTGCCCTACACAGGTTACACGGCCATCACCATCCCCACAACTCCGCCTCAGCCCCCGCTGCCGGAGAAACGCAGACCCCCCAACACCACAGGCTCCCCCAGCAGAACGTCAACCCCAACTGCCTCCACTGGGTGTCCCTCAGGGGGATCCAGCACTTCCAGCTCTGTCTCTCAGCTGCACGTCACCTTCTCCCCCACAGTCAGCGAGCGGCCAGCCTCTCCCCACCATAAAGCGGCCGTTGCCGGCGCCGGAGAGCTGTCTGAGCCTCGCGTCACTGCCAAGTTTGTGCAGGACAGCTCAAAGTTTTGGTACAAACCAGGAATCTCAAGGGATCAAG CGATCGCGGTGCTGAAGGGTAAAGAGCCAGGCTCTTTTCTGATCAGGGACAGCAACTCTTTCCATGGCGCCTATGGATTGGCCCTCAGAGTGGCCACACCTCCACCCAGTATTAATAACCATGGAAACAAGGGCGACCCCCTGGAGCATCTGGTCAGACATTTTCTGATAGAGTCGGGCCCTCGTGGGGTGAAGATTAAAGGATGCCAGAACGAGACGTATTTTG GAAGTTTGTCAGCTCTGGTGTACCAGCACTCGATCACTCCAATCTCTCTGCCCTGTGCCTTGGTGATCCCAGAGAAAG ATTTGGTTGGTGAGCTGCAGGAACTTCAGGGTGGTACAAATACAAGCACAGCTTCTGATTTGCTCAAACAAGGCGCTG CCTGCAATGTCCTCTACTTGAACTCTGTGGAAACTGAGTCACTGACCGGACCCCAGGCCATCTCCAAGGCAACCAGGTGCACTTTGACCCAAGAGCCCCATCCCACAGGAACAGTGGTTCACTTTAAGGTGTCTGCTCAAGGCATCACGCTCACAGACAGCCAGCGCAA GGTTTTCTTCAGGAGGCATTACCCCATCAGTAGTGTGACTTTCAGCTGTGTGGACCCTCAGGACCGGAG GTGGATTAACGCTGATAACACAACCACCAG GATTTTCGGCTTTGTGGCGAAGCGTCCTGGCAGTGCCTCGGAGAACGTCTGCCACCTGTTTGCTGAACTGGACCCTGAGCAGCCGGCCACCGCCATTGTCAACTTCATCAACAAAGTCATGCTGGGACCACATCTCAGAAGATGA